The following nucleotide sequence is from Hirundo rustica isolate bHirRus1 chromosome 15, bHirRus1.pri.v3, whole genome shotgun sequence.
AGCTGGATCTGGCACCCGTGGGTGCCGCCTGGcacggagcagccccggggcgCTGACCTGGTGCAGAGGGCCCCGCCGTTGGTGCGGATGTGGTACAGGCTGGGCTGCGGAGCGCTGACCCGGTCCTTCCGCTTGCCCCGGTGGATCACAAACCTCCTCTTGAAGTGCGAGAGGAACTTGGggttctcctgctgctgggtcATGCGCACCACCTGGACAGGGCTGGGTGTCACGAGGGGAACGGGGACAAACACAGCTCCAAGCCCCCCCTGCCAGCTCCCGTCTGTGCTGCTGCGCCCTGCCTCAGCCTGAGGGGCAGAGAGGGGGCGGGGAAGAAGAGAGGCGAAGCTGGGGCACCCCCGTGTCACCCCCAGACCGTGTCACCTCCAGCTTGCCGCGGAAGTGACTCTCAAACTTCTTCTGGAGACTGAAGGTGAAGGTGAGCCAACCCATGTTGGAGGCCTCCCGGCCCTGCCAGAAGTAGACGATGCACTGGGAGTCTTCCTCgggctgcttctcctcctcctcttcctcaccctcctcttcccccttgCCTTCacccttcttctttttctcctcatcctcctcgTACTCCACTGGCACCCAGTACCTGAGGGCAGGAACAGGGGGTGATGTGAGGGAtgggagggctgggcaggggcttgGGAAAAGGTGGTCCAGCGGGGGACAAGCCAGGCCTCACCTGCACAGGAAGACGTAGCAGTCGTGGGTGTGGAAGTGGCCAAACTCCTCCTCAGGCAGGCGAGTGAATTTCTTGCCCTCCAGCACAAAGCCCTCCATGCCATCCAGGTCCTCGTTCCACTCCTCCATCAGCTGCTCCGCCTGCGGCCCCGTGAGCTCCGtcagcccccagctcctccctcagCCCCCGGCCCCAGGGGGGATTCAGGGGGCCCCAAGCCCTACCTCGCTGAGGGGCATGGGGGGCTGGCGGGGCAGGAAGAGCGCAGTGAGGTCGGCCTTCATCTGGTCCTTCTTCTCGGCGTCCTTGCGGACCTTGCCGGCCAGGCCGCCGTCCTGCAGCACCGTCTCGGCGTTCCGCGTGTAATCCACGCGCAGGACGTCATCCCAGTTCTTGAACTTGGACTTGAACACCTACACCACAGAATTATTGAGGCTGAAaacacctccaagatcatcgagttcAACCTGTGGCCGATCCCCACCTCGTCAGCCAGACCAGAGCGCCGGCTGCCACGTCCAGGCGTGTAGAACGGGAGTCGGTGACAAACCCTCGGCCACAGCCCCCTCCCAGGCACCCAGCACCCATCTGAGGGGTCCAGGCCCTACCTGGCACTCGGTGCCCTCCAGGTTCCTGGTGACCATGGCGTGCTTGGGCCGGTGCAGCATCGTgcacagctcctggctcagcTTCAGCGCCGCCGCCCGCACCAGCCGCGACGACTTCCTCCCGATCCAGATGAAGACGTCGGACCAGCAGTCCAGGATGTACACGCTCTTGGTGTCCAGCAGGCTCTGCAGCTGAAGAAGAGGGGGTCAGGCACCTTGCAGGCgttcccagctggaaaacaccCCGCCTGCTCCCAGCACGGCGGAGCATTCCCCAGCCAGGCGCTGCTGGCTGAACCTCCCtctcccagggcacagctggaggcagaAGGGGCACGAAACCAGTCTCACTGGTCAGACTGGGAGATCCTCCCCGCCCCAACCCTACCAGGCGCATCTCTGGCATCAGGTCAGCCTTCAGCCTCTTCTTGTGCTCCACGGAGAGCTTGTAGTTGATCTGGGGAAGCTCCAGGTAGCCCAGACCGAGGCCGACCTgcagaggggatggggacagaggtAAGCGGAGGCTGCAggaccccagcagggctggtggcCCCATGGATGCAGCTCCCCACCTTGTACAGCTTGGGCTTGTGGGGCTGGAAGTCATCAGGGACGCAGGGTCGGATCTCCTCGGGCTGcccccccagcacctcccagaaTTCGGGGGTCTCCTGGCCCTGGGTGAGCAGCGTGATCTCAGCCTTGCCCTTCCGCTCGTTCTTGTTGATCTTCTCGGCGAAGAGCCTGCAGTGGGAGCGGGTGAGGTGGCAGCTGGGGCTCCCTGCACCCCCGGGGCCCCCTCCAGCCCTACCTGGCCTTGGTGGTGCTGCTCAGCGTGGCCTGGCTCCCGCGCCACACCAGGAGCTCGAGGCCGTGGtccaggaggaaaacaaacctgGTGGAGAGAGGTGAGAGGAGTCAGGAGAGAATGGGGTGTGCTGAGCATCCTCCCCCTCCTGGGGGTTCCTGCAGGGCACCACGGCGGGTTTGAATTCTCATAGAaaggtgctggcacagcccatcTGCACCACAGAACTGCAGCTATAACACCTCAAATGGACCCTGCTGAACCTTCTGCAAGGACCCTCTTGTCCCCCGGCCACTCACCGGGGGTCCAGCGATGTCCCTTTCAGTGCCACCGGCTCCAGCTTGACGTTCTTCTTCCCATAGACGCGGTAGAGCCTGGGGAAGGGACGGGCGTGGTGGGACACGGGGCGCTGCCTGCCCCACACacccccccagcccctgtccccagctgtacCTGGTGACGTACTGCGTGTCCTCAACGGTGAAGAAACCGCTGGCCGTGCCACCCTCGATGTAGGAGATGTCATTGTCGAAGAcctgggggcagggagggggtgagggtggGGCAGGACGGGTCGGGGGCTACAGGGGAGCTGGGGCTCGGCCTCACCTGAAGGAACTCCTCACTTTCGTCCCCCATCTCCTCCCGGATGCTGCGGCACTCAGCCCCCAGGTAGTTGCGGAGGTTGACGGCGTGGATGGCGGAGCAGGCCTTCTTGTCCAGCGTGGCCTCCTGCCCGATCCAGTAGTAGATCTCCCAGTTCAGGGAACCGTTCTCATCCAGGAAGGTCTAGGAAGGACAAGGAGTGAGACGGGATGGCTGCAGCTCCGGGACGGGGATGTGGGGGACCCTCCGTCCTCCCTGGGTACCTTGAGCACGATGTAGCAGTCGGCTTCGTAGAACTTGCCGTGGAAAGCCTCGTCCACCAGCGTGGGCACAAAGTTCTCGATCTGCCAGACGCAGAGGCCGGGCAGCTGCCCCACGTCCTCGCTGAAGAACTCCGAGTAGTCCAGCTGTGGCTTCTCCAGGCCCTGGTCCCAGCGCCGGGTCTTCAGGTCCGGCGCCTTCAGCTCCCCACTCTCCTGCGGGATGGGAACAGGTCAAATTAGGGACAACCACGACCCTGCTGGCACCCAAGGTAAGCCAAGGACATTGCCCTCAGGGCCCTTCTCCCACCCCAGACCCTACCTCTATCTTCTTATTCTTCTCCTGGGCCACGTCCGACATCCCCTTCAGCACCTGCTTGGCCTGGTCATCCTGGGCAGAGTCCTTGCGCCGCCGGAGCCGCATCTTGCGTGCCAGCGGGTCCTTGGTGCCgctccctggggacacggggacggGGTGAAGGCAGCCGGGGCAGCCTGGAGCCCGGCTCATCGCCCAGCCCGTGCCAAGGCAGGGGCcgtgtgcccccagccccatggaCGTACCCGCCGCGGCGGCTGCCACGGTGGCGGGGGAGGCTCCGGCCAGGCGGAGCTGGTTCTGCAGGGAGAAGTCGATGTTGTACCACTCCGAGGAGCGATCCGCCGGCTTCGGGGGCATCACCAGGTTGGGGTTCTCGCGCACGTCCAGGACCTGCCAAGGAGGGCACGGGGACCTCGGTGAAGCACGTGCTGACAGGGACGTTTGAGAGAGCGTGGCGCGGGATGGAGATCCGTTGTTCAATTCTTTTTAGCCTTGTaatgtttttgcatttttgtagtagAGCTTCCCacagattgtaacataaacaaagcgATCGGTTTCGCTTCCtctttggaggagggacaattgatggacttctagcttgaccagtggggtcggagaggtggcaacctcattctccaatctctggtcattgtccagaatctatataaattgAGGTCAAGAAATAAACACCCcttcttttactctttttacTCCAACAACCTGACTGTGTGAGTGTCGTTCTTTTTGTATGCGTCTGGCGACAGAGGCCTCTGGAGCGCTCCAGGATTCAGTGAGATGAGGGGATGAGGAAGGAGCCCTGAATTCGCAGCCTGCCCGGGCTGAACCGTGCGGCAGATCGCAGGTATCGGCCCTGAGCTCGCCTGCCCTCACCTCATCCAgcccaccccacagccctgggatgccagggaggtgctggggctgtggtggagccacccagggcagagaggtACTGGGCGCCCACCTCCACATCCGTCAGGAAGTGGATGGCCTCCGGCAGCGTCACCAGGCGGTTCTTGTTCAGCACCAACTTCCTCAGCTTGGAGCACCTGTGGGACAGTGATGGTGGTGACAGGCCAGCCCGGGGTGGCCTGTGACCACCGGTGACACGGCAGATCCAGCTGTGTGTTCCTCACCTGCACAGGCTCTCAGGGATGAGCTCCAGGTTGTTGTTGGCCGCCATGAACTCCTCGAGGTTGGTGAGCTTGCCAATGCCCGAGGGGATCCCGTCAAAGTCCAGCTTGTTGGAGTTCAGGTACATCTTCTTCAGCTTGGTCAGCTTGCAGATGGCCGACTGGGGAAGGGGGAGACGGTGGGGTGAGGGAGAACCACGGAAATGCGGGCGGGGACGGCGCGTACGGGCAGGGACGCACAGGTAAGGAGGTGAGCTGGTTGCGGGACAGGTTGAGGGTCTCCAGCTGGGTCCACTGGTCGATGCAGAGGGACAGCTCTGTGATCTGGTTGCTGCTGAGGTTGAGGCGCCGCAGGCTGCCCAGCGTGTACAGACACTCGGGGACACGGCTGAGGTCGTTGCAGGACAGGTCCACGTCTGAGGAAAGAAACAACGGGGTGAGACCACCAGCCAGACCAACACCGGGGCTGGGAGAGTCCCTGgagggctctgtggggctgcaTGGCCCGGCCCTACCCGCCAGGTTCACCAGGCCCTCCAGGCTGGTGGGCAGGTTGCTCTGCGTGCGCTGGGTGTTGCGGAGGTGCAGGGTCTGCAGGGCCGTCATGGCCGGGAGCTGCCTGCGGTCCAGAGAGAGCCACGGGGCAGAGAGAGCGTCAGGGTGGAGCAGGaacctcagccccagccctgccagaccgggagccgggctgggaagCGGGGCCGTACCGGAGCTGCGCGTGCAGGAGGGGGTTGTTGTTGAGGATGAGGGTCTGCAGGTGCACCAGGCGCCTCATCTGTGGTGGGAGACTCTCCAGCTTGTTGTCGCTCAGGTCCAGGTAGAGCAGGTCCGTCAGGTTGATGAAGAGCTGGTTGGGGATGGTGTCGATGCTGCAGGGAGTTGGGGAAATTCAGGATTGCCTAGGAGCTGCACCAGCCCCGGGTCCCCCTCAAGGAGGGGCAGCGAGCAGGACGCAGAGCACAGTGTGACCTGGAGAGGGAGGTGCTCACCATAGCCTGGACCCACCTGTTGTGGCCAAGGTTAAGGACCAGCATGTTCTTGGCATTCTCCAGCTCCCTGGGGCACTCTGTGAGCTGGTTGTAGCTCAGgtcctgggaaaaggggagcaCAAAGCAGCTGCCACCCTCTGCCCCACACCCAGCCACCACCACCTGAACCTGAGCACAGGGGcacggcaggagcaggagcagcacacagggaacCCAGGGAACCCATCCATGGTGCCAGCCTTTAAAGGAGGCATTGCCAGAGGGTCATCCTGCCAACAGCCAGCTTCCCTGGAGCTCAGCCATGGGCTTGGGACTGCTGCTCACAAGGAGCACAAGGAGCCACCAAGGCGCAGGAATGGGATCCAGGAGTCTGAGCTGGCTCCTGCATCAGCTGAGGAGTCTCTGCACCCACCAGCACTGAGAGGTCATCCAGCTGGAAGATGTCATCGGGGACTCCGGAGTTCTTCAGGCTGTTGGCACGAGCCACAATTGCCTGCAAAGGCGAGAGAGGTGGGAATGCAGCCGCCCTGCTGAGCCCCCAGGGATGATCCCAGGGGTGCCTGGGGatccctggggcaggagagggacACTCACCCGGAGGCAGGGCAGGCCGGAGAGCTCTCCATGCAGCGTGGTGAGGCTGTTGTGACTCACGGAGAGGTGTTCCTGCAGGGAAGCCCCAGACAAGCCCCGGTGAGCAGacacaggagctggggctgtgcagagcaaGGCTTGGGCCCCCACATTGATGTGGAGGCTCCTCCGTCCCAGGAGAGTCGGGGACTTTGCGAAGCACCATCACACACAGGGCTGCTGGGACACTCCCAGTCCCAAACTGGTCGTTTGGCCCAGCGTGCCTGCGCTGCCTCCACATCCCTCATTccctggggcagccctggctggacacctcagccctgctgcaggatttggggtgctcTGGGCCCCCGCGCAAACAGACCCCAGTCCTTGGAAACGCCTCTCGCTGGGCGATCTGGGATCCGGCAGacgtgggcactgctggggtaGGAGGAATTTCCCCagggaaatgttttcctctgAGCATCGCCAGCCCTGGCTGTTGCCTGCTCAGGAACACAAGGaactgccaggctgtgggagGGGTGCCAGGATTTCAGTCTTGCTGTGGCCCCCGAGCACCTGGCAGGGCTGGCGGGAGCGCGGCTCCGAGCGGCACGGAGGGATTCCCTgcacctggcacagggacagggacttCTGGCAGCGTTTGAAGCACTGAGTTTGTCTGACACCAACACGGTGAGGTCCCTGATGTGCTGTGGACACCACCAAAGCCAAGCTGAGCCACGACTCCACCAAGGGCCTGGCTGAGTCGCCCGAAAAACAAagccaggcagctgccagctgctgttCTTTATATACTTTagcaacagagaaggaaaaaaagccccaaaaacTTTGATCCTCTCCATTGTTACCATCACCCTTCCCCTCTGCTAAAGGGCAGGGGATCTAAGCATGGTTTGTAATGTGGTTTTCTAGGGTAACAAGGTGAAACCGAGTGCAagtccatcccagccccactcctgACAGCTCCTGCGTCCCATTTCAACCACACATTGTAGCTCAGTGCTATTATTAGACATGGGAGCATCTGCTGCTGAGCCACGAGTCTGGCAGGGAACAGGCTCCTGTCGGATCCCAGAGCCCCAGCGGCACAGGGGAGCCCCATTCCATCCCAAAACATGGGGCTCACCAGCTTCTGGAGGGCAGCGAGCTCCTCGGGCAGGTAACAGAGCCCCGTGCGGTTCAGCTTCAGCCAGCGCAGGCTCGTCATCGCCTTCACATGCTCGGGGAAGTATCCgccctggagaggaggagggtgaggaaACCACCTGAGGATCTGGGGACCTCAGTCTGATTGATGCTCTGTAGTCATGGGAGGTTTGGGGTCGAGCAGTCCTATGGGACTGGGAACTGTGGGGTCACGATGGCCCAGTCCTAAGGgactgggagctgtggggattGGGATCAACCGGTCCCACACAATCGGGAACTAGGGGGCTGGGATCACCCAGTCCTAgggggctggcagagggcagaCGGGGATCGATCATTCCCAGGGGACTGGGAGCTGGGGACCATGGAGACTCGGTCCCATGGGATTGGGAACCGGGATCGCCCAGTCCTATGGGAGTGGGAGCTGGAGGCTCGGCAATCATCTCCCTGGGACCCCGTGGGCTGGGGGTCGGCTTGCTCAACGCTAGCGGCTCGATGGGGGTCAGGGATCGGGACCGGGACTGCCCCGGGTCACCCACCCCGGGCGTGGCCGGGATTCCCCCGCCCCGAGGGCCGAGCCGGGCCTGACAACCCCGCGGCGCCCAAGCCCTGTGGGgccccgcgggccgggccgtcccccgctcccgctcccgcgCACCTTGAAGTCGTTGCCGCTGAGATCGACGCCGCGGACGAAGGGCAGGACGCCGGTGGCCGCCATGGCGGAAGGGCGGGGGGACCCTGCGGCGGCGCCGCGCCCCgccaggccccgcccccgccaGGCCCCGCCCCCTGCGGGCCCCGGCCGTGACGCACGGGGatggggcggggccgggcgctaCTTCCGCGCGCGGgtgggcggggcggggccgcgcgggggcagcgccgggcccgGGCTGGTCCCGGTGCCGGTCCCGGTTCTGGTGCCGCCTCCCCTCGGTCAGTGGGGTCCGGGGAGTTCCTCTTGCCGCGGGCCGCGGTCCCGCCCCAGCGCCGCCGGTGCCCCGCGAGGCTTTGCGGTAGGGCCGGCTGAGGAGCGGGTGACCCTTCCCCGGCGTGTCCGTTCCTTTTCCGGGATGCCCCGTCCTTTCCTGGggtgtcccttccttccctggaatgcctgtcccttccctgcggtgtcctttccctgctgcGTCGCTTCCCCGGGTGACCCTTGCTCCCTGGCCGCACCCAGGCGTCCCGCCGGCGGCGGCAGCTTTCGTCCCGGAGGAGAACGGGCCAGCGGAGCCCCTTGTTCCCCAAACCCTCCCCGCCCTGCGGCTGCGCCTGTCCCGGCGTGGCGGATCCCCCAGCCCGGGGTGACGCTCCTGTTCTCCGCAGGGCGACCATGGCGGTGTTTTGGCAGCAGCGGGGCAGGCGGCAGGAGAACGGCGGGCTGGGCAGTGTCATCGACGGGCTGGGCAGCGTGTTCGATGTGCTCTTGGCCAAcgccaggctggtgctgggcGTCAGCGGCGCGGCCGTGCTGGCCATCGCCACGCTGGCTGTCAAGAGGGTAAGGCTGGGGCGGGGATCAGAGCACGGGAAGATGCCCTGGAGAGCTGGATTGGACCCAGTGTGGTGGGGCCCAAACCTCCATGTCTGCTCCTGAGCTGGTTCCTTGCATACAGCACGAATGCCAAATGCcacaggagctgcctgctgccacCCTTGGGACCGTGTATCCATGTTCCAGTTTGCCTGGAGCATTTGGGATACGGTATCCCATCCCAAAATACCTGGGACTTAAGTTGTATTTGGGTATCTGCTTTCCGTGTAAAGCCTACGGGAAGATGATGTGCACATTTGTGGTCCCCCCAAACTGGGTGGTTTTTTGAGCAGAAGCTTTGAGTGGGGCTGTTCCCCTGTGTGTGTgctccagaggggctgctgTCACCCATAATTCATGGAAAACAAAGATAACAACTTGTCCTCTtgggttttccttccctccagctgATCGACCGAGCCACCAGCCCTCGGGATGAGGGCGATCCCAAAGCTGAGCAGAAGTCCCTGGAGGAGAGCTGGCAGGACTTGGCACTGATCAAGACaacaccaaaaccccccaagaagcagagaagagaaGACCTCAGCCAgcctctgctctctccagctcagcctctggTGCCAGGTGAggctcccagtgcccaggaggatcaccttgctctgctctggctggcTGTGccgctgctcccagcagctccgtGTTATTTTTAGCTCGGTGTCCAGAAAGCCGACCCGACTGAGCCTGCCCTCCTGGGAGGCTCCTGAGCATGGCCCCTTTTTAGGCAATGCCTGTGGAAGCAGCGCCTCTGATGACAGCCGGGGTATCCCGGGCAGCGCTGCGGGGCGAGGGTTTGTTTCCTCTGGAGCGGCGTCGGCTGCGCTCGTTTTCTGGGTCAGCTCTGCCTGTAGGAAGGTGCTGCAGACAAAGGCTGCCTTGTCCGGCTGCCCATGGAGATGGAGTTTGTCCAAGTGGGAAACCGGCCCAGCTCGGTCCAGGGCATGTCCTGAGATACTGGACCCAGAGCAGGGTTGTTTGTAGGATCCTCGTGTGAGGAGgtggaggggcaggcactgatctctctgatgaccagtgacaggacacgagggaacagcaggagctgtgtcaggggatgTTTGGGCTGGAtgttaggaaaaggttcttccccagggAACGGTCATGGCCCCATGGCTTCCAGAGCTACAGGGGCATTTGGACAACATCCTCAGGGACACaatgggattgttggggtgtctgtgcagggccaggagttggactggatgattttCATGAatcctttccaactcagcatattctgtgattctctgaccCTAGCAGCCAGTCCCTTGCCTGGTTCCCATCTCTGGCTGAGGAGTGAGGCTGGGAGCAGTCGcgttttggggttggtttgggcTCTGCATGCCTGAGAAGTGCTGTTAACATCAATAGGGCCCCTTggtgaggggtgggctgagacCTGGGCACCCAACTCACGCCTTCCCCTCTGCTGTTGAGGGTTTCAGATgatgtgctcagagctgtgacttttcctttcccttctcacagatcccaggggctgctctgcccctctggGGGCTCCTCAGGTCCAGTCCAGCCCCCTGCGCTGCCTCACGCTGCAGGAGAAGCTCCTCTCACACAGCAGCCAGCTGGCCGTGCCCGAGATCCAGGCGTCCCTCATCCCACAGCTGGCCAGGAGCATCTGCACCCAGCTGCAGAACTTCCTGCGCAGCAAGTGCCCGGAGCTGCCCTTCGGCCGCTTCTTCCTCCGCGGAGCCCTGCTGGATGGCCTCGAGGTCCTGGCAGCTGACCACATCCACCTCATGCTCCCGGTGGTCCTTGACGCCGGGCTCTGGAGCCTCATCTCGGGAGAGGACACCGTGGTGAGGAACCCCCAGTACTGGATGATCAAGAGGATCGATCTGGGGTATTTCCCTCGTGGGTGCAGCCCTTGGGACAGGTTCATTGTGGGCCGGTACCTCTCCTCCAGCGTGCTCAACGAGACCCTCCACAAGCTGCTGGTGGCCTCCATCAACTGGCCTGCCATCGGCGGCCTGCTGGGGTGTGCCATCCACCCCGTCGTGGCCTCCCGGGAGCTGAAGCTGGAAGTCAAACACGATCAGGTTGAGCTGAGCATCACCCTCTTCCCGGTGGTGGAGATGGAGGACAAGGTTCTTCTGGCTGTTCCTCCTGAAGGACT
It contains:
- the MIEF2 gene encoding mitochondrial dynamics protein MID49, with protein sequence MAVFWQQRGRRQENGGLGSVIDGLGSVFDVLLANARLVLGVSGAAVLAIATLAVKRLIDRATSPRDEGDPKAEQKSLEESWQDLALIKTTPKPPKKQRREDLSQPLLSPAQPLVPDPRGCSAPLGAPQVQSSPLRCLTLQEKLLSHSSQLAVPEIQASLIPQLARSICTQLQNFLRSKCPELPFGRFFLRGALLDGLEVLAADHIHLMLPVVLDAGLWSLISGEDTVVRNPQYWMIKRIDLGYFPRGCSPWDRFIVGRYLSSSVLNETLHKLLVASINWPAIGGLLGCAIHPVVASRELKLEVKHDQVELSITLFPVVEMEDKVLLAVPPEGLVENLWLESFYKAEVSRVKELDAGDSGARQLCLRILNGVCRSQPSLHKLGGSPVTNVILHLSDAASDWAEESLADRFQQVLEELVASLEKGVLLSYFNPKINLFSRLLEEEIDEMGFVLYRAISEPELLLK
- the FLII gene encoding protein flightless-1 homolog; this translates as MAATGVLPFVRGVDLSGNDFKGGYFPEHVKAMTSLRWLKLNRTGLCYLPEELAALQKLEHLSVSHNSLTTLHGELSGLPCLRAIVARANSLKNSGVPDDIFQLDDLSVLDLSYNQLTECPRELENAKNMLVLNLGHNSIDTIPNQLFINLTDLLYLDLSDNKLESLPPQMRRLVHLQTLILNNNPLLHAQLRQLPAMTALQTLHLRNTQRTQSNLPTSLEGLVNLADVDLSCNDLSRVPECLYTLGSLRRLNLSSNQITELSLCIDQWTQLETLNLSRNQLTSLPSAICKLTKLKKMYLNSNKLDFDGIPSGIGKLTNLEEFMAANNNLELIPESLCRCSKLRKLVLNKNRLVTLPEAIHFLTDVEVLDVRENPNLVMPPKPADRSSEWYNIDFSLQNQLRLAGASPATVAAAAAGSGTKDPLARKMRLRRRKDSAQDDQAKQVLKGMSDVAQEKNKKIEESGELKAPDLKTRRWDQGLEKPQLDYSEFFSEDVGQLPGLCVWQIENFVPTLVDEAFHGKFYEADCYIVLKTFLDENGSLNWEIYYWIGQEATLDKKACSAIHAVNLRNYLGAECRSIREEMGDESEEFLQVFDNDISYIEGGTASGFFTVEDTQYVTRLYRVYGKKNVKLEPVALKGTSLDPRFVFLLDHGLELLVWRGSQATLSSTTKARLFAEKINKNERKGKAEITLLTQGQETPEFWEVLGGQPEEIRPCVPDDFQPHKPKLYKVGLGLGYLELPQINYKLSVEHKKRLKADLMPEMRLLQSLLDTKSVYILDCWSDVFIWIGRKSSRLVRAAALKLSQELCTMLHRPKHAMVTRNLEGTECQVFKSKFKNWDDVLRVDYTRNAETVLQDGGLAGKVRKDAEKKDQMKADLTALFLPRQPPMPLSEAEQLMEEWNEDLDGMEGFVLEGKKFTRLPEEEFGHFHTHDCYVFLCRYWVPVEYEEDEEKKKKGEGKGEEEGEEEEEEKQPEEDSQCIVYFWQGREASNMGWLTFTFSLQKKFESHFRGKLEVVRMTQQQENPKFLSHFKRRFVIHRGKRKDRVSAPQPSLYHIRTNGGALCTRCIQINTDAALLNSEFCFILKVPFESTDNQGIVYTWVGRAADPDEAKLAEDIMNHMFDDSYSKQVINEGEEPENFFWVGIGGQKPYDEDADYMKHSRLFRCSNEKGYFSVSEKCSDFCQDDLADDDIMLLDNGREVYMWVGTQTSQVEIKLSLKACQVYIQHMRSKDPTHPRKLRLVRKGNEPWPFTRCFHAWSVFRKPPT